A window of Corallococcus macrosporus DSM 14697 contains these coding sequences:
- a CDS encoding PfkB family carbohydrate kinase — translation MGDAPLRDVLVVGSYCHDLLRLGPGRETHALGGSAAYIASVLDAMGLDYAVAAVAGEDFRYADQVRHPPRIVPGTRTTQFIADFDGEARTLRVSAKAAPILPEDITVDARVALACGVAGEVLPETLLRAAERARHVLADAQGLLRALDDDGRVLNLRLEDTPFEGLLERLRVLKASEEEAQAMDIERVRQRTCLVVTRGARGCTVLTAEARIDVPTVAVEAVDATGAGDCFLAGFTLGLLRGLPLERCASLANWFGAQAVTQVGVPKLDVSQLPVELR, via the coding sequence ATGGGTGACGCGCCCCTGCGTGATGTGCTGGTCGTGGGCAGCTATTGCCATGACCTGCTCCGGCTCGGCCCCGGGCGGGAGACGCACGCGCTCGGCGGGTCGGCGGCGTACATCGCTTCCGTGTTGGATGCGATGGGGCTGGACTACGCGGTGGCCGCGGTGGCGGGCGAGGACTTCCGGTACGCGGACCAGGTCCGGCATCCGCCGCGCATCGTTCCGGGGACGCGCACCACGCAGTTCATCGCGGACTTCGACGGTGAGGCGCGGACACTTCGCGTGAGCGCGAAGGCTGCGCCGATTCTCCCGGAGGACATCACCGTGGACGCGCGTGTGGCACTGGCGTGTGGCGTCGCGGGCGAGGTGCTGCCGGAGACGCTGCTCCGCGCCGCCGAGCGGGCGCGGCATGTGCTGGCGGACGCGCAGGGGCTGCTGCGGGCGCTGGATGACGACGGACGGGTGCTCAATCTGCGCTTGGAGGACACGCCGTTTGAAGGGCTGCTGGAGCGACTCCGGGTGCTGAAGGCCAGCGAGGAGGAGGCCCAGGCGATGGACATCGAACGGGTGCGTCAGCGCACGTGCCTGGTGGTGACGCGCGGGGCGCGGGGCTGCACGGTGCTCACGGCGGAGGCGCGCATCGATGTGCCCACGGTGGCCGTGGAGGCAGTGGATGCCACGGGCGCGGGGGACTGCTTCCTGGCGGGCTTCACGTTGGGGCTGCTGCGAGGACTGCCGCTGGAGCGCTGCGCCTCGCTGGCGAACTGGTTTGGCGCGCAGGCGGTGACGCAGGTCGGTGTGCCGAAGCTGGATGTCAGCCAGCTTCCGGTGGAACTGCGCTAA
- the gyrA gene encoding DNA gyrase subunit A yields MADDTTDTPASPSAPPPPDSAGELIPVNIEDEMRRSYLDYSMSVIVGRALPDVRDGLKPVHRRVLYAMNDLGNLHNRAYKKSARVVGDVIGKYHPHGDSSVYDAMVRLAQEWSLRYLLVDGQGNFGSVDGDSPAAMRYTEVRMERLAEDLLADIDKETVDFGPNYDDSLEEPLVLPSKFPNLLVNGSSGIAVGMTTNIPPHNMTEVISGTLHLIDNPGCTVRDLMEFITGPDFPTGAIITGREGIVRAYETGRGQVTIRARSDIETSKKGDREAIIFTEIPYQVNKARLIEKIAELVREKKLEGISDIRDESDRQGMRIVIELKRDAIAQVVLNNLYAMTSLETTFGAVMLAIDGGQPRTLNLKEMLDRFIAHRRDVVTRRTRYELRKALARMHIVEGLLVAQDLIDLVVSLIRASKDPDEARWGLMNILSPALYEHERFATLQRIDYAQAKAQMELLVSRARNEEPSYAGLAHKYEGAGFSEGQAQNILEMRLQRLTGLQREELFRELIGLVRDIARLRDILANERSLLNVIKTELVEIRERYGDKRRTEITGAVDEMTREDLIAEEAMVVTLSHTGYIKRSPLTEYRAQKRGGRGKTGAATKEDDFVSKLFVASTHAYLMPITTKGKLYSLKVHQIPQASRTSRGKAMVNLVQFGEGERLAQVLVTRDFPENRYVFFVTKRGVVKRTDLSAFENVRSSGIIALGIDDGDELVAVMITDGSKDILLSTASGMSIRFPESEVRSMGRQAYGVKGITLEDGDQVVGADMVEADTAILTVTENGYGKRTQETEYRQQGRGGKGIIDIKTTERNGKVVGLLQVKESDEVMIVTNGGMLIRMRVKEISVIGRNTQGVRLIALENEQEKVMAISKLPESDEAEENGEAVTPVEGAVEASAPAAAEATAPTEAAAPAEAAGETAAPAEAAPASDEGGTPGGEEPTQG; encoded by the coding sequence ATGGCTGACGACACGACCGACACGCCGGCATCGCCCTCCGCGCCTCCTCCCCCGGACAGCGCTGGAGAGCTCATTCCCGTCAACATCGAAGACGAGATGCGCCGTTCGTATCTCGACTACTCCATGTCCGTCATCGTGGGGCGCGCGCTGCCCGACGTGCGTGACGGACTCAAGCCCGTGCATCGCCGCGTGCTGTACGCGATGAATGACCTGGGCAACCTCCACAACCGCGCGTACAAGAAGTCCGCGCGCGTGGTGGGTGACGTCATCGGTAAGTACCACCCGCACGGTGACTCGTCGGTGTACGACGCCATGGTGCGCCTGGCGCAGGAGTGGAGCCTCCGCTACCTGCTGGTGGATGGCCAGGGCAACTTCGGCTCGGTGGACGGCGATTCGCCGGCGGCCATGCGTTACACGGAAGTGCGCATGGAGCGGCTGGCGGAGGACCTGCTGGCGGACATCGACAAGGAGACGGTGGACTTCGGTCCCAACTACGACGACTCGCTGGAGGAGCCGCTCGTCCTCCCGTCGAAGTTCCCCAACCTCCTGGTCAACGGCAGCAGCGGCATCGCGGTGGGCATGACCACCAACATCCCGCCGCACAACATGACCGAGGTCATCAGCGGCACGCTGCACCTCATCGACAACCCGGGCTGCACCGTCCGTGACTTGATGGAGTTCATCACCGGTCCGGACTTCCCCACCGGCGCCATCATCACCGGGCGCGAGGGTATCGTCCGGGCCTACGAGACGGGCCGCGGCCAGGTCACCATCCGGGCGCGCTCGGACATCGAGACCTCCAAGAAGGGTGACCGCGAGGCCATCATCTTCACGGAGATTCCGTACCAGGTGAACAAGGCGCGGCTCATCGAGAAGATCGCCGAGCTGGTGCGCGAGAAGAAGCTGGAGGGCATCAGCGACATCCGCGACGAGAGCGACCGCCAGGGCATGCGCATCGTCATCGAGCTCAAGCGCGATGCGATTGCGCAGGTGGTGCTCAACAACCTGTACGCGATGACGTCGCTGGAGACGACCTTCGGCGCGGTGATGCTGGCCATCGACGGGGGCCAGCCTCGCACGCTCAACCTGAAGGAGATGCTGGACCGGTTCATCGCGCACCGCCGCGACGTGGTGACGCGCCGCACGCGCTATGAGCTGCGCAAGGCGCTGGCGCGCATGCACATCGTCGAAGGTCTGCTCGTCGCGCAGGACCTCATCGACCTGGTGGTCAGCCTCATCCGCGCGTCCAAGGACCCGGACGAGGCGCGCTGGGGCCTGATGAACATCCTGTCGCCCGCGCTGTACGAGCACGAGCGCTTCGCGACCCTCCAGCGCATCGACTACGCGCAGGCGAAGGCACAGATGGAGCTGCTCGTCTCGCGCGCGCGCAACGAGGAGCCCAGCTACGCGGGCCTGGCGCACAAGTACGAGGGCGCGGGCTTCAGCGAGGGCCAGGCGCAGAACATCCTGGAGATGCGCCTGCAGCGGCTCACCGGCCTGCAGCGCGAGGAGCTGTTCCGCGAGCTCATCGGCCTGGTGCGCGACATCGCGCGGCTGCGGGACATCCTGGCCAACGAGCGCAGCCTGCTCAACGTCATCAAGACGGAGCTGGTGGAGATTCGCGAGCGCTACGGCGACAAGCGCCGCACGGAAATCACCGGCGCCGTGGATGAGATGACCCGCGAGGACCTCATCGCCGAGGAGGCGATGGTCGTCACCCTGTCGCACACGGGCTACATCAAGCGCTCGCCGCTGACCGAGTACCGGGCGCAGAAGCGCGGTGGGCGTGGGAAGACGGGCGCGGCGACGAAGGAAGACGACTTCGTCAGCAAGCTGTTCGTGGCCAGCACGCACGCGTACCTGATGCCCATCACCACGAAGGGCAAGCTGTACTCGCTGAAGGTGCACCAGATTCCGCAGGCCAGCCGCACGTCGCGCGGCAAGGCCATGGTGAACCTGGTGCAGTTCGGCGAGGGCGAGCGGCTGGCGCAGGTGCTGGTGACGCGGGACTTCCCGGAGAACCGCTACGTCTTCTTCGTCACCAAGCGCGGCGTGGTGAAGCGCACGGACCTGAGCGCGTTCGAGAACGTCCGCTCCAGCGGCATCATCGCGCTGGGCATCGACGACGGGGACGAGCTGGTGGCGGTGATGATCACCGACGGCAGCAAGGACATCCTGCTGTCGACGGCGTCGGGCATGAGCATCCGGTTCCCGGAGTCGGAGGTTCGCTCCATGGGCCGCCAGGCCTACGGCGTGAAGGGCATCACGCTGGAGGACGGCGACCAGGTGGTGGGCGCCGACATGGTGGAGGCAGACACGGCCATCCTCACGGTGACGGAGAACGGCTACGGCAAGCGGACGCAGGAGACCGAGTACCGGCAGCAGGGCCGTGGCGGCAAGGGCATCATCGACATCAAGACCACCGAGCGGAACGGCAAGGTGGTGGGTCTGCTCCAGGTGAAGGAGTCGGACGAGGTGATGATTGTCACCAACGGCGGCATGCTCATCCGCATGCGGGTGAAGGAGATCTCCGTCATCGGCCGCAACACGCAGGGCGTGCGGCTGATTGCGCTGGAGAACGAGCAGGAGAAGGTCATGGCCATCTCCAAGCTGCCCGAGAGCGATGAGGCGGAGGAGAACGGCGAGGCGGTGACGCCGGTCGAGGGCGCGGTGGAAGCCAGTGCTCCGGCGGCCGCGGAGGCCACTGCTCCGACGGAGGCTGCTGCTCCGGCGGAGGCTGCGGGTGAGACCGCGGCGCCGGCCGAGGCGGCCCCGGCATCCGATGAGGGTGGCACCCCCGGCGGCGAGGAGCCCACGCAGGGCTGA
- the ung gene encoding uracil-DNA glycosylase: MLADGLPEDWKQALRAALASPSFQALERFVEAERREATVYPSEEDLFSAFRLTPYPDVRVLLLGQDPYHGPGQAHGLAFSVQPGVAPPPSLVNIFKELESDVGVPRPKDGSLIPWARQGVLLLNAVLTVRQAKPNSHAGHGWEDFTDAVIRAVSAKDDAVVFLLWGRYAQKKKKLIDAKRHVVIEGTHPSPLSASNGFFGSRPFSAVNEALEAHGRPPIDWRLSG; this comes from the coding sequence GTGCTCGCGGATGGGCTGCCGGAGGACTGGAAGCAGGCGCTGCGCGCGGCGCTGGCGTCACCGTCGTTCCAGGCGCTGGAGCGCTTCGTCGAGGCGGAGCGGCGGGAGGCCACCGTCTACCCGTCGGAGGAGGACCTCTTCTCCGCCTTCCGCCTCACGCCCTACCCGGACGTGCGGGTGCTGCTGCTGGGGCAGGACCCCTATCACGGCCCGGGACAGGCGCATGGCCTGGCCTTCTCGGTGCAGCCCGGGGTGGCGCCGCCGCCCTCGCTGGTGAACATCTTCAAGGAGCTGGAGAGCGACGTGGGCGTGCCCCGCCCGAAGGACGGCTCGCTGATTCCGTGGGCCCGGCAGGGCGTGCTGTTGCTCAACGCGGTGCTGACGGTGCGGCAGGCGAAGCCCAACAGCCACGCGGGCCACGGCTGGGAGGACTTCACGGACGCCGTCATCCGCGCGGTGAGCGCCAAGGATGACGCGGTGGTGTTCCTGCTGTGGGGCCGCTACGCGCAGAAGAAGAAGAAGCTCATCGATGCGAAGCGGCACGTCGTCATCGAGGGCACACACCCCTCGCCGCTGTCGGCCAGCAACGGCTTCTTCGGCAGCCGTCCCTTCAGCGCGGTGAACGAGGCGCTGGAGGCCCACGGACGCCCGCCGATCGACTGGCGCCTGTCCGGCTGA
- a CDS encoding tetratricopeptide repeat protein, with protein sequence MAKRTSQKRPSKAKKPAASKAAAKKAAAPKKAASRSSRAAPRRVSAPASEPVIEAPRPPVLEAEPVLADEPTPGSRALPSGEPAGRVMPFEIDPKRLEEGLRKLQGEMAHWANKGRYTRVRFKFRGKQLLPDLPLAAVVAAEGLTFYWGGILRVLIANVVGGSVFQVELVNDAEKRVQAGKEALLSGDVDQALELFREAVSMDRDLASAHLNVGVALKLRGDRDGALASFEKAKEKDPEGPVGAEAERLAAPLRPQG encoded by the coding sequence ATGGCCAAGCGCACCTCCCAGAAGCGTCCGTCGAAGGCGAAGAAGCCCGCCGCGTCGAAGGCAGCGGCGAAGAAGGCCGCTGCCCCGAAGAAGGCCGCCTCCCGGTCGTCCCGTGCCGCGCCACGACGCGTCAGCGCGCCGGCGTCCGAGCCCGTCATCGAGGCGCCCCGGCCCCCCGTGCTGGAAGCCGAGCCCGTGCTCGCCGACGAGCCCACCCCGGGCTCCAGGGCGCTGCCGTCCGGCGAGCCCGCGGGCCGCGTGATGCCCTTTGAAATCGACCCCAAGCGCCTGGAAGAGGGGCTGCGCAAGCTCCAGGGGGAGATGGCCCACTGGGCCAACAAGGGCCGCTACACGCGGGTGCGCTTCAAGTTCCGGGGCAAGCAGCTCCTGCCGGACCTGCCGCTCGCCGCCGTGGTGGCCGCGGAGGGGCTCACGTTCTACTGGGGCGGCATCCTGCGCGTGCTCATCGCCAACGTGGTGGGCGGCAGCGTGTTCCAGGTGGAGCTCGTCAACGACGCGGAGAAGCGCGTCCAGGCAGGCAAGGAGGCCCTGCTGTCGGGCGACGTGGACCAGGCCCTGGAGCTCTTCCGGGAGGCCGTGTCCATGGACCGCGACCTGGCCTCCGCGCACCTCAACGTGGGCGTGGCGTTGAAGCTCCGGGGGGACCGGGACGGGGCCCTGGCGTCGTTCGAAAAAGCGAAGGAGAAGGACCCCGAAGGGCCGGTGGGCGCCGAGGCCGAGCGCCTGGCCGCTCCCCTGCGTCCGCAGGGCTGA
- a CDS encoding acyl-CoA thioesterase, which translates to MTAAFLAATTPEPLAPNRYGIRFTAPWYQGKGAFGGVVAGSVLRALEHTLSQAGQPGRPVRTLTAHFCAPAVEGDAEIQTRIERTGRLVTHATARVESAAGVLCVATATFGASRGGVTEYFDVKRPVVPRPQEVPAVPDDVPMPTFCQFFEYRFCVGSAPYSGADVAETGGWLRPKDTLVLDAPLCVGLMDAYPPSVLSRVDGFHAAASVDFTVHFFHELPRPGLREDAYFLRTGRSRQAAEGYSEDFQQLWTEEGELLAQCRQLVAVLG; encoded by the coding sequence ATGACCGCTGCCTTCCTCGCCGCCACCACTCCCGAGCCGCTCGCCCCCAACCGTTACGGCATCCGCTTCACCGCGCCCTGGTACCAGGGCAAGGGCGCCTTCGGAGGCGTCGTCGCGGGTTCGGTGCTGCGCGCGCTGGAGCACACGCTGTCGCAGGCGGGCCAGCCAGGGCGCCCCGTGCGCACGCTCACCGCGCACTTCTGCGCGCCCGCGGTGGAGGGCGACGCGGAAATCCAGACGCGCATCGAGCGCACGGGGCGGCTCGTCACGCACGCCACGGCGCGCGTCGAGAGCGCGGCGGGGGTGTTGTGCGTGGCCACGGCGACGTTCGGCGCGTCACGCGGTGGGGTGACGGAGTACTTCGATGTGAAGCGTCCGGTCGTGCCGCGTCCGCAGGAGGTGCCCGCGGTGCCGGACGACGTGCCCATGCCCACCTTCTGCCAGTTCTTCGAGTACCGCTTCTGCGTGGGCTCTGCGCCGTACTCCGGCGCGGACGTGGCGGAGACGGGCGGGTGGCTTCGTCCCAAGGACACACTGGTGCTGGACGCGCCGCTGTGCGTGGGGCTGATGGACGCCTATCCGCCGTCGGTGCTCTCGCGCGTGGACGGCTTCCACGCGGCGGCGAGCGTGGACTTCACCGTGCACTTCTTCCACGAGCTGCCGCGTCCGGGGCTGCGCGAGGACGCCTACTTCCTGCGCACGGGCCGCTCGCGTCAGGCGGCGGAGGGCTACTCCGAGGACTTCCAGCAGCTCTGGACCGAGGAGGGCGAGCTGCTGGCCCAGTGCCGCCAGTTGGTGGCCGTGCTCGGCTGA
- a CDS encoding DUSAM domain-containing protein translates to MADDLDWDPIRALARRVLRDGEPLALTAEVRDLLVRTALEVGLSQADAASALVSSTSALELLRECSSRISEGSSRMVNALHRMYQHKRAGDLDSARQEMRDVLAAEVVPHYRAVAQGQLNLLDDEP, encoded by the coding sequence ATGGCTGACGACCTCGATTGGGACCCGATTCGCGCTCTGGCACGACGAGTGCTGCGCGATGGAGAACCCCTGGCGCTCACCGCCGAGGTGCGAGACCTCCTGGTGCGAACGGCTCTCGAAGTGGGCCTCAGCCAAGCCGATGCGGCATCTGCCCTCGTGTCGAGCACGAGCGCACTGGAACTCCTCCGCGAATGCTCGAGTCGCATCAGCGAGGGGTCCAGCCGCATGGTGAACGCGCTTCACCGGATGTACCAACACAAGCGCGCCGGAGACCTCGACAGCGCCCGCCAGGAAATGCGTGACGTGTTGGCCGCTGAAGTGGTCCCCCATTACCGCGCCGTTGCACAAGGCCAGCTCAACCTATTGGATGACGAGCCTTGA
- a CDS encoding CpaF family protein has protein sequence MTMYTESLRAFLKPVLPYMDDEAVSEIMINGPTDIWIERKGRLTKVDASFTDEGLLGAARNMAQFVGRMLNEERPRLDARLPDGSRIHVVIPPIARKGTTISIRKFFKEKLTVQSLMKFGSLTPQMARLIEAGIATKLNMLVAGGTGSGKTTLLNIVSSLIPDEERILTIEDSAELQLNQSHVVPFESRPADKFGKGAVDMGDLLHSALRLRPDRIVVGEVRGGEAFHLMQAMNTGHGGSLATTHANTPTDTLRRIESLCLMSGVELPMVAVRAQVASAINFIICCERLHDGSRKTIALSEVLPLNEKGDYRTQDIFVFTPVTKDEDDHILGYHAPTGIIPNFVSKARAYGFHDLDESFFDPATYGLPPPPTFHAGEAYSVRWAPSLKHRESGTPDPAHFKQEWAAFEQRLKQEARDAKASKAAAAPPPPPAPAVQVQVPASHPTPPPMARARPAEPPPAVKPVTPVARPAATPPRPPPALDDDATPPPTRNPFADAPEETRTAIPEAKVEVSEDLLAEDDGPRTVPPRRPPPFTPPARAPAPNVATGARPALGARRPPPSRPSPALDDEDEDTGGGQNASGGSEKTQIRPAPSERPRR, from the coding sequence ATGACGATGTACACCGAGTCACTCCGCGCGTTCCTCAAGCCCGTCCTGCCCTACATGGATGACGAGGCCGTGTCGGAAATCATGATCAACGGCCCGACCGACATCTGGATTGAGCGCAAGGGCCGGCTCACGAAAGTGGACGCATCGTTCACCGACGAAGGCCTGCTGGGCGCCGCGCGCAACATGGCGCAGTTCGTCGGCCGCATGCTCAACGAGGAGCGCCCCCGCCTGGACGCGCGCCTCCCGGATGGCAGCCGTATCCACGTGGTGATTCCGCCCATCGCGCGCAAGGGCACCACCATCTCCATCCGCAAGTTCTTCAAGGAGAAGCTGACGGTCCAGTCCTTGATGAAGTTCGGCTCGCTCACCCCGCAGATGGCGCGCCTCATCGAGGCGGGCATCGCCACCAAGCTCAACATGCTGGTGGCCGGCGGCACGGGCTCCGGCAAGACGACGCTGCTCAACATCGTGTCGTCGCTCATCCCGGACGAGGAGCGCATCCTCACCATCGAGGACTCGGCCGAGCTCCAGCTCAACCAGTCCCACGTCGTCCCCTTCGAGAGCCGGCCGGCCGACAAGTTCGGCAAGGGCGCGGTGGACATGGGCGACCTGCTCCACTCCGCGCTGCGTCTGCGCCCCGACCGCATCGTCGTCGGTGAGGTGCGCGGCGGCGAGGCCTTCCACCTGATGCAGGCCATGAACACCGGCCACGGCGGCTCGCTGGCCACCACGCACGCCAACACGCCCACGGACACGCTGCGCCGCATCGAGTCGCTGTGCCTCATGTCCGGCGTGGAGCTGCCCATGGTGGCCGTGCGCGCCCAGGTGGCCAGCGCCATCAACTTCATCATCTGCTGCGAGCGCCTCCACGACGGCAGCCGCAAGACGATTGCCCTGTCGGAGGTGCTGCCCCTCAACGAGAAGGGCGACTACCGCACCCAGGACATCTTCGTCTTCACGCCCGTCACCAAGGACGAGGACGACCACATCCTGGGCTACCACGCGCCCACCGGCATCATCCCCAACTTCGTCAGCAAGGCCCGCGCGTACGGCTTCCATGACCTGGACGAGTCCTTCTTCGACCCGGCCACCTACGGCCTGCCGCCGCCGCCCACCTTCCACGCGGGCGAGGCGTACTCGGTGCGCTGGGCCCCGTCGCTGAAGCACCGCGAGTCCGGCACGCCCGACCCCGCCCACTTCAAGCAGGAGTGGGCCGCCTTCGAGCAGCGCCTCAAGCAGGAGGCCCGCGACGCCAAGGCCAGCAAGGCCGCCGCCGCCCCGCCGCCGCCCCCCGCGCCGGCCGTGCAGGTGCAGGTGCCCGCGAGCCACCCCACCCCGCCGCCCATGGCCCGTGCCCGGCCCGCGGAGCCGCCTCCGGCCGTGAAGCCCGTCACGCCCGTGGCCCGGCCCGCCGCCACGCCGCCGCGCCCGCCGCCCGCCCTGGACGACGACGCGACGCCGCCGCCCACGCGCAACCCCTTCGCGGACGCCCCCGAGGAGACGCGCACCGCCATCCCGGAGGCCAAGGTCGAGGTCTCCGAGGACCTGCTCGCAGAGGACGACGGCCCCCGCACGGTGCCCCCGCGCCGGCCGCCGCCCTTCACCCCGCCCGCGCGGGCGCCCGCGCCCAACGTGGCCACCGGCGCGCGCCCCGCCCTGGGCGCTCGCCGGCCGCCGCCGTCCCGCCCCTCGCCCGCCCTGGACGACGAGGACGAGGACACCGGCGGCGGGCAGAACGCCAGCGGCGGCTCGGAGAAGACGCAGATTCGGCCGGCGCCGTCGGAGCGGCCCCGGCGCTGA
- a CDS encoding iron ABC transporter substrate-binding protein, with translation MVRLLLTSLVLTLASPALAAETLTLYSGRNEKLVGPLFKKFTEKTGVEVKVRYGGTSQLAATLMEEGAKTPADVFFSQDAGALGALAKAGQLQALPKETLDKVDARFRSPQGVWVGTSGRARVVAYNTKKVKADTLPKSILGFTDAKWKGRLGWAPTNASFQSFVTALRLLKGDEAATQWLKGIQANSPRVYKNNSAIIEALGRGEIDAGFVNHYYLFSAKKNNPSLPVANYFVAAGDPGALVNVAGVAILKGSKNPAAAKKLAAYLLDTEAQAYFAKETSEFPLVAGAKLAEGLPPLDKVGSPDLDLSRLDDLRGTVKLLQDTGVL, from the coding sequence ATGGTACGACTCCTCCTGACCTCCCTGGTCCTGACCCTGGCCTCCCCCGCGCTCGCGGCGGAGACGCTCACCCTCTACTCCGGTCGCAACGAGAAGCTCGTCGGCCCGCTCTTCAAGAAGTTCACCGAGAAGACGGGCGTCGAGGTGAAGGTGCGCTACGGCGGAACGTCGCAGCTCGCCGCCACGCTGATGGAGGAGGGCGCGAAGACGCCGGCCGACGTGTTCTTCTCACAGGACGCGGGGGCGCTCGGCGCGCTGGCGAAGGCCGGCCAGCTTCAGGCGCTGCCAAAGGAGACGCTGGACAAGGTGGACGCGCGCTTCCGCTCGCCGCAGGGCGTGTGGGTGGGCACCAGCGGCCGTGCGCGCGTGGTGGCCTACAACACGAAGAAGGTGAAGGCGGACACGCTGCCCAAGAGCATCCTGGGCTTCACGGACGCGAAGTGGAAGGGCCGCCTGGGCTGGGCGCCCACCAACGCCTCGTTCCAGTCCTTCGTCACCGCGCTGCGGCTGCTCAAGGGCGACGAGGCCGCGACGCAGTGGCTCAAGGGCATCCAGGCCAACTCGCCGCGCGTCTACAAGAACAACTCGGCCATCATCGAGGCGCTGGGACGCGGTGAAATCGACGCGGGCTTCGTGAACCACTACTACTTGTTCTCCGCGAAGAAGAACAACCCGAGCCTGCCCGTGGCCAACTACTTCGTCGCGGCGGGGGACCCGGGCGCGCTGGTGAACGTGGCGGGCGTGGCCATCCTCAAGGGCTCGAAGAACCCGGCGGCGGCGAAGAAGCTGGCCGCGTACCTGCTGGACACCGAGGCGCAGGCGTACTTCGCGAAGGAGACGTCCGAGTTCCCGCTGGTGGCCGGCGCGAAGCTGGCGGAAGGCCTGCCCCCGCTCGACAAGGTGGGCTCGCCCGACCTGGACCTGTCCAGGCTGGATGACCTGCGCGGCACCGTGAAGCTGCTCCAGGACACCGGCGTCCTCTGA
- a CDS encoding response regulator — MQNVLVIDDDAFVLSVVRDILQSAGYGVVTVQSPSEAFNLDLSSICAILCDYNMPDMNGSDVLTVMRELKDCRVPFIFLTGHEELDDLVSVAIRYGAELLPKPIQPVELVRLLVKQLASAA, encoded by the coding sequence ATGCAGAACGTGCTGGTGATTGACGACGATGCCTTCGTGCTCTCGGTGGTGCGGGACATCCTCCAGAGCGCGGGCTACGGGGTCGTGACGGTGCAGTCCCCCTCGGAGGCGTTCAACCTGGACCTGTCCAGCATCTGCGCCATCCTCTGCGACTACAACATGCCGGACATGAACGGCTCCGACGTGCTCACGGTGATGCGTGAGCTGAAGGACTGCCGGGTGCCGTTCATCTTCCTCACCGGACACGAGGAGCTGGATGACCTCGTGTCCGTGGCCATCCGCTATGGCGCGGAGCTGCTGCCCAAGCCCATCCAGCCCGTGGAGCTGGTGCGGTTGCTGGTGAAGCAGCTCGCGTCGGCGGCTTGA
- a CDS encoding M24 family metallopeptidase: MTRVRHALLSALLLAAPLASAAGPIASEDAWPRIRKERIQKLLPQAMARAKVDAWVVICRENDNDPLAIHVGCENAGGTAAFLFFKQGAAVRGVALSPAGEATALRDVGPLDEVVPLARGTNLYAQVASRLAAAKPKRIAVNSSTSVTVADGLSATQRAALEKALTPALRKKLVSSEDLVSEWLSVKLPEEVDILREAAALTSQMQEEAYRAVVPGKTRDVDVARFLRGRMAELGVGDAWAPDQNPNVQSGPTRGHSHATERVIQPGDFIQTDFGIRVGGMWVTDIQRFAYVLAPGETKPPKEALEKWEKGKKGSRIALATLKPGVRGWDVDKAQRDWMREAGSAPVMWGTGHPVGYWAHDVGPALSGAQQGKPAAGQAARIVRPGQVFAFDGFYAWPDGDAGAQRIISVEEMAVVTETGAEYLTPPQEDLVLIPSPGPSRPVP; this comes from the coding sequence ATGACTCGCGTCCGGCACGCCCTGCTCTCCGCCCTGCTCCTCGCCGCCCCCCTCGCCAGCGCCGCCGGCCCCATCGCGTCCGAGGACGCATGGCCGCGCATCCGCAAGGAGCGCATCCAGAAGCTGCTGCCCCAGGCCATGGCCCGCGCCAAGGTGGACGCGTGGGTGGTCATCTGCCGGGAGAACGACAACGACCCGCTGGCCATCCATGTCGGCTGTGAGAACGCCGGCGGCACGGCCGCCTTCCTGTTCTTCAAGCAGGGTGCGGCCGTGCGCGGCGTGGCGCTGTCCCCGGCGGGCGAGGCCACCGCGCTCCGGGACGTGGGCCCGCTCGACGAGGTGGTGCCGCTCGCGCGCGGCACGAATCTCTACGCGCAGGTGGCCTCGCGTCTGGCGGCGGCGAAGCCGAAGCGCATCGCCGTCAACTCGTCCACGTCGGTGACAGTGGCGGATGGCCTGTCCGCCACGCAGCGCGCGGCACTGGAGAAGGCCCTGACGCCCGCGCTGCGCAAGAAGCTGGTGTCCTCCGAGGACCTCGTCTCCGAGTGGCTCTCCGTGAAGCTGCCCGAGGAGGTGGACATCCTCCGCGAGGCCGCCGCGCTGACGTCCCAGATGCAGGAGGAGGCCTACCGCGCGGTGGTGCCAGGCAAGACGCGCGACGTGGACGTGGCCCGCTTCCTCCGCGGGCGCATGGCGGAGCTGGGCGTGGGCGACGCCTGGGCCCCGGACCAGAACCCCAACGTCCAGAGCGGCCCCACGCGTGGCCACTCGCACGCCACCGAGCGCGTCATCCAGCCCGGGGACTTCATCCAGACGGACTTCGGCATCCGGGTGGGTGGCATGTGGGTGACGGACATCCAGCGCTTCGCCTACGTGCTGGCGCCGGGTGAGACAAAGCCGCCCAAGGAGGCCCTGGAGAAGTGGGAGAAGGGCAAGAAGGGCAGCCGGATTGCGCTGGCCACGCTGAAACCCGGCGTGCGCGGCTGGGACGTGGACAAGGCCCAGCGCGACTGGATGCGCGAGGCGGGCTCGGCGCCCGTCATGTGGGGAACGGGGCACCCGGTGGGCTACTGGGCGCATGACGTGGGCCCGGCGCTCTCCGGCGCGCAGCAGGGCAAGCCCGCCGCGGGCCAGGCGGCGCGCATCGTCCGGCCGGGGCAGGTCTTCGCCTTCGACGGGTTCTACGCGTGGCCGGACGGCGACGCGGGCGCCCAGCGCATCATCTCCGTGGAGGAGATGGCCGTCGTCACCGAGACGGGTGCGGAGTACCTCACCCCACCGCAGGAGGACCTGGTGCTCATCCCCTCCCCGGGTCCTTCCCGCCCCGTGCCCTGA